The Phaeacidiphilus oryzae TH49 region CGGGCACGGTCTCGACCCAGACGGTCTGCCAGATTCCGGTGGTGCGCTCGTACCAGACGGCGTGCGGGCGCTCCTGCCAGTCCTGCTTGCCGCGCGGCTGGGCCAGGTCGGCGGGGTCGTCCTCGGCGCGCACCACGAGCAAGTGCTCCTCGGCGCCGGGCGCCAGGACGTCGGTGACGTCCGCGCTGAACGGGCTCTGGCCGCCGACGTGTTCGGCCACCAGTCGCCCGTCGAGCCAGACCCGCGCGCGGTGGTCGACGGCGCCGAAGTGGATCAGCGTCCGCTCCCCCGAGCCGCCGGTCTCGCCCGGCAATGCGGCCAGCACGGAGTGCGGCACCCGGCGGCGGTACCAGACGACGCGGTGCGGCGCGGTCTCGCCGATGCCGGAGGCCGGGGCCTCGGGCGGGAAGGGCACGGTGATCTCGCGGTCGAAGGGCTTGCCCGCGACACCGGGTCCGCCGGGTTCGCCGAGTCCGCCGGGTTCGCTGGATTCCCCCGACTCGCCGGGGAGCGCGTACCAGGCTTCGCGCTCCCCGACGTCGGCGTCGTCGTAGCCGAACTCCCACACGCCGTCCAGGCTGGTCCAGTCCTCCCGGCGCAGCATCGGGCGCGGATAGCCGCCGTCCTGCTGGCTCGCGTTCATGTGTGCCTCCTCCTGCCGAACCGGCAGACGCCTTCGGGGATACGGATCAAGGGGGATCGGCAGGCGTGCTCGTATAGGATGAGACGCCGCTGGTGATGAGCAGTGGGTTCATCATGAGCGATCGTTTGCAACGATGCAAGAGCCGCTTCGTCGGGCAGGAGGTGGGGCGCTGGTGGCCAAGGTGCGAATGCGGGACGTGGCGGAGCACGCCGGCGTCTCGGTGCGGACGGTGTCCAACGTGGTCAGCGGCTATGCGCACGTCAGCGCCGCCACCCGGGCCAAGGTGCAGCGCTCGCTGGACGAACTCGGCTACCAGATGGACTACCTGGCCCGCGGTCTTCGCTCCGGCCGCACCGGGTTCATCGCCCTGGCCGTGCCCTTCCTGGCCGAACCGTACTTCGCCGAGCTGGCCCAGGCGGTCGTCCGGGCCGCGGCCCGCCGGGGTCTGACCGTGCTGGTGGAGTCCACCGACGGCGACGCCGAGGTGGAGCGCAGGATCATCGCCGGCGGGTTGACCAACGTGGCCGACGGGGTGCTGCTCAGCGCGCTGACCGTGCCCGAGGACGCGGCTTCCGGCTCCTCCTCCGCCCCCGACTTCCCGCTGGTCCTCCTCGGCGAGCACGGCGTCGGCGACCGGTTCCCCCGGGTCGGCATCGACAACGTCGCCGCCGCCCGCACGGTGGTGGACCACCTGCTGGAGCAGGGCTGCCGCCGGATCGTGGCGCTGGGCAGCAACGGCAGCGAGAACGGGCGGCAGCGCACCGAGGGCTACCGGGAGGCCATGGCGGCCGCCCGGATCCGCCCGGCGAACCAGCTGATCGTCCCCGTCCAGGACTGGACCCGCCGGCAGGGCCACGAGACGGTCCGCAAGCTGCTGGACGGAGAGGGCGGACCGCTGCCGGACGGCGTCTTCGCCTACAACGACGCGCTGGCCATCGGCGCCCTGCGGGCCCTGGACGCGGTCGGGGTGCGGGTCCCGGAGGAGATCGCGGTGGCCTCGATCGACGACGTGCAGGAGGCGGCCTACGCCCACCCGCCGCTCACCTCGGTCGCCCCTGACCTGGACGTCATCGCGGAGCGGGCGCTCACCCTGCTGGAGGAGCAGGCCGGACGCCATGGTGCGCCCGGCGGCGGGACCGGCGGGGCGGGCAACGCCGGCCAGGCGGCCCAGGCGGCCCAGGCGGCCGAGACGACCGAGGCCGAGCGGATCGGCAGCGCGCAGACGCCGGCGCCGTTCCGGCTGGTCGTCCGCGAATCCTCGCGGCACGCACGCCGGCAGGACTGAACGGAACGCCCGGGGCGCGCGGCCGAGCCTCCCCTGCTCCCACGCGGCCACCGACACCGCGACACCCTGCCGCCCCCACCCCGCCACCGCGCGAACCCTCGCTTCCGCCCCCTCCCCCGCAGCCCTGCGCCCAGCCGCCGCCCTCCCCCTCGATATCAGCTGTTACACGGTTCCTTCTCGGCTATTGCATCGATGCAAACTGTGTGCCAATGTTCCCGCCATCCGGTTCACATCGCAGTAACGAGGTGGATGCCCCCATGAGCGGAACCATGGCGCGGCGGCGGTTCCTGGGCCTAGGCGGCGGCCTCGCGCTGACCGCCGGGCTGGCGGCGTGCTCGACACCGCTGGCCTCCGGCCTGGTCGGCGCCCAGCCGAACACCGCGGATGTCATCTTCTGGAACCTGTTCACCGGCGGCGACGGCGCCAACATGGTGCTGATGGAGCAGGACTTCCGCAGGACCCACCCGGGTGTCACCGTCGAGGCCACCATCCTCGGCTGGGGCAACCCGTACTACACCAAGCTCGCACTGGCGACGGCCAGCGGCACACCGCCCGACGTGGGCATCACCCACCTCTCCCGGCTGCCCCTCCTCGCCGCCTCCGGTCTCCTCACCCCCATCGACCGGACCGGCCTGCCCGAACTCGGCGTCACCGCGGACCACTTCACCCCGGCCGCCTGGCAGAAGGCCACCCTCGACGGCACCGTCTACGCCGCCCCGCTGGACACCCACCCCTTCGTCCTCTTCTACAACGCCGATCTGGCCCGCAAGGCCGGCCTGCTCAACGCCGCCGGCGACGGGCTGAAGCCGATGAAGGGCGCCGCGCAGTTCCTGGACGCGGTCAAGGCGATGAAGGAGGCCAGCGGCCAGTACGGCGCGGTCATGTCGATCACCGCGGACCCCTCCACCGCCTGGCGGTACTTCAGCATGGTCTACTCCGGCCTGGCCGGACCGATCGTCACCGACTCGGGCACACGGATCTCCATCGACGACGCGGCCATGGAGGAGTCCTTCGCCTTCGTCCAGAGCCTGACCAAGGCCGGCCTGATGCCCAAGGAGCTCAACGGCTCCGGCGCCAACGCCCTGTTCAGCACGGGGAAGGCGGGCTTCCTCTTCGACGGAGAATGGCAGATCCCCTCCTACCGGCTGGTGAAGGGCCTGAACTTCAACGTCGTCCCCTTCCCCGCGCTCCTCGGCCCCCGGCCGGTGGCCTACGCCGACTCCCACGCCCTGGTGATCCCGCACGACCCCCAGCGCTCGGCGGCCCGCACCGCCAACGCCGCCCGGTTCATCAAGAGCCTCCTCGACGACAGCGCCGTGTGGGCGCACGGCGGGCACGTCCCGGCCTGGCTGCCGACCCAGCGCAGCAAGGCGTTCCTGAGCCAGTCGCCGCAACGCAACTACGTGCAGGCCGCCTTCAACGCCCAGTACGACCCGTCCGCGTGGTACACCGGCGCGGGCTCGGACTTCCAGAACACCGTGGGAGCCACCATCATCGAGGCCCTCGGCGGCGGGATCAGTCCCCGGCACGCCACCGCCGCGATCCGCGCGGACCTCAAGCGCTACACCACCGCCCGACCGCCGGTCACGATGAAGTAGGAGGCTGACCCATGACGACCGTCGCCGTACCGCGATCGGCCCCCGAACCCCTCGTGCGCAGTGGACCGGCCCGGACGCCGAGATCCGAACGGCGGGCCGGGGTGCTGCTCAGCGCACCCTTCATGATCGTCTACCTGCTCTTCCTGGTCGGCCCGCTGCTGGTCGGCATCGTGCTGAGCTTCTTCAACACCACCACGGTCAAGAACGGCCTGGGCTCCTTCGTCGGCTGGTCCAA contains the following coding sequences:
- a CDS encoding extracellular solute-binding protein, which codes for MSGTMARRRFLGLGGGLALTAGLAACSTPLASGLVGAQPNTADVIFWNLFTGGDGANMVLMEQDFRRTHPGVTVEATILGWGNPYYTKLALATASGTPPDVGITHLSRLPLLAASGLLTPIDRTGLPELGVTADHFTPAAWQKATLDGTVYAAPLDTHPFVLFYNADLARKAGLLNAAGDGLKPMKGAAQFLDAVKAMKEASGQYGAVMSITADPSTAWRYFSMVYSGLAGPIVTDSGTRISIDDAAMEESFAFVQSLTKAGLMPKELNGSGANALFSTGKAGFLFDGEWQIPSYRLVKGLNFNVVPFPALLGPRPVAYADSHALVIPHDPQRSAARTANAARFIKSLLDDSAVWAHGGHVPAWLPTQRSKAFLSQSPQRNYVQAAFNAQYDPSAWYTGAGSDFQNTVGATIIEALGGGISPRHATAAIRADLKRYTTARPPVTMK
- a CDS encoding LacI family DNA-binding transcriptional regulator; this translates as MAKVRMRDVAEHAGVSVRTVSNVVSGYAHVSAATRAKVQRSLDELGYQMDYLARGLRSGRTGFIALAVPFLAEPYFAELAQAVVRAAARRGLTVLVESTDGDAEVERRIIAGGLTNVADGVLLSALTVPEDAASGSSSAPDFPLVLLGEHGVGDRFPRVGIDNVAAARTVVDHLLEQGCRRIVALGSNGSENGRQRTEGYREAMAAARIRPANQLIVPVQDWTRRQGHETVRKLLDGEGGPLPDGVFAYNDALAIGALRALDAVGVRVPEEIAVASIDDVQEAAYAHPPLTSVAPDLDVIAERALTLLEEQAGRHGAPGGGTGGAGNAGQAAQAAQAAETTEAERIGSAQTPAPFRLVVRESSRHARRQD